DNA sequence from the Deinococcus seoulensis genome:
CCTGAAGTCAAGGACATCTTCGAGTTCAGGTACGAGGACTTCCGCCTGGAAGGCTACGACCCGCACCCCGGCATCAAGGCCCCGGTGGCCGTGTGAGCCGCCCGACCTTTGACGAGTTGGGGCTGGCGACGGCGCGGTTGTGGGCGTCGCGGAGTGCGGACAGCAAGGTGCGGGTGGGGGCGTGCATTCTGGACCGGCATCACCGGGTGGTGGGGGTGGGGTACAACGGGCGCGCGGCGGGCGAGCCGAACGAGCGCGAGAGCCTGTCTCAGGGGCACAGTGGGTTCATTCACGCGGAGGTGAACGCGCTGCTGGCCGCGAACTGGAACGGGGAGGGGCATACGCTGTACGTGACGCATGAGCCGTGCGCGGCGTGTGCGCGGCTGATCGTGAATTCGCGGCGGGTGGGGCGCGTGATGTTCGAGTCGGCGTACCGGGAGACGAACCGCGTGGAGTCGGGTCTGCCGAGCGGGGAGCAGATCCTGCGGGACGCGGGGATCGAGGTGGTGCATGTCCCCGGTGCCTGAGCAGGTGGGGCCGGAACTGGTCGGCCCTGAACTGGTGGGGATCGTGGCGGTCACGGAGAACGGCGTGATCGGGCGGGACGGGGGAATGCCGTGGCACCTGCCGGCGGATCTGGCGCATTTCCGCTCGCTCAGTCGCGGGAAGCCGAACGTGATGGGCCGGAAGG
Encoded proteins:
- a CDS encoding deaminase, which translates into the protein MSRPTFDELGLATARLWASRSADSKVRVGACILDRHHRVVGVGYNGRAAGEPNERESLSQGHSGFIHAEVNALLAANWNGEGHTLYVTHEPCAACARLIVNSRRVGRVMFESAYRETNRVESGLPSGEQILRDAGIEVVHVPGA